The Apis mellifera strain DH4 linkage group LG8, Amel_HAv3.1, whole genome shotgun sequence genome contains a region encoding:
- the LOC411245 gene encoding dedicator of cytokinesis protein 7: MSSVQRAFTQKLSKQHAADVRRQIATSTSYSRDLSKSGSSFSGFSSTMSLCEVLEPLDYEEFLAQHQSVLDRDPLKSILDFPPGDVELKVVTRKIRTEEPIVPHESLNTVSPYVRRCIESFTSDWIVVHRKYKRRVSPIARDRLLQDTPRQDFEVDQEDTNGSGSPNEEEDLSNCGDTPRGSWASLDLRHSQHDPLLPSLLDRVCPETIDQMNEQKRSEDRQEALFPLYTPPTSPDDEWQEIGIAPEPTEPFSHKILVKCLQLKLELEVEPIFASLALYDAKEKKKVSENFYVDMNSEGLKRMLGSHIAYSDASTLARSCVMSISKPSPDLFLVVRLEKVLQGDISECAEPYLREDKNKEKVRAAAAAACERLGRYRMPLAWTAIHLSGVIGGGGDTDSTGSAGSLDRKSGGLEQWRKKVEPPARRGSLERRSSDKRRSWSPDDFANCLDTFRPITLTVSSFFKQESERLRDEDLYKLLVELRRPGSNLKRLKCLPGILKLDLSPRPEELPRCLDPDLRRLVPYPDEKSRPVKEILEFPSEVISPDLTYRNLLYIYPKEANFSSRTGSARNIAVRIQLMGGEQEADALTAIFGRSSCPEMTHECFTSVSYHNKNPNFYDEVKIRLPADLSAKHHLLFTFYHISCQKKAEQPNVETAVAYTWLPLLRDGHLQSGEFSLPAMLDPPPANYSYIAPDVLLPGTRWVDAHRGVFTVILEPVSSVHPQDKYIDRFLSLCGFLETGQVPPRIGEAGMESELKSALLELARASHSALVRSLPQLLDQLISLLVRPPTLPSQPLNVAATVFEAIGLLVRNITNLPDGQLDAHGRHALLATYVAYQCSLPRMTHTPGIIRAQSNPDLPLEDLEMEVHSRGLDRTASMRQESPSINSQPTRRLLHEELALHWVVSTGQARELAVTYSWFFLELIVRSMVVTLSEMGMLDAPRKSRFSPQFCDDVATLTAALTSEVISRCGKETRVPNNLISSLGNFLSDLLSIMDRGFVLSLIRAACCSLSDASMHIPDSAALYALKLDLVRTTCSHEHYVALNLPFGTGYTSGSAPASPSPSTGSSGSLISTLVPGDRARFSELSQEFRQQHFLVGIVLSDLSNTLEIPNPMLQNKAIGTIRHLMACHDVDSRYSDPAAKARVAALYLPLLNIIMDALPQLYHWDSKDKSVYPDESGSITQSVALAIAGGVSADTAGTQCRVSLSSEATRHLLMCVLWVLKGLEQSALAQWCSELSSRRILCLLQVLNIATAAFEYKGKKALKRLPPQAAATSDIRSRLEDVILGQGSARSEMMLRRKERMSGDKLRWRKDQMPYRSCEQSEGRAVEQDAHIEGALAAEASLVVLDTLETVVQADGGGGAVVGAVLKVLLRALARNQSTSVLQHMFNTQRALVFKYHSALFDEESERCGDLCLTLLTRCSSPLSAVRSHAAASLYLLMRQNFEIGNNFARVKMQVTTSLSALVGRGRAPSEGALRRALKTVLVYAERDTELADTSFPEQVKDLLFNLHMILSDTVKMKEFQEDPEMLLDLMYRIAKGYQGSPDLRLTWLANMAQQHMERKNHTEAAMCLVHSAALVAEYLHLLEPGGGGRPVGAVALAPVTPNALEESAVGDDVLARREEGLCLGPDFSESGLAGLLEHAANSFHAAGMYEAIPDVYRVLLPIAEAAHDYKKLANIHGKLHEAYTRVEQLAGKRVFGTYFRVGFYGGRFGDLAGEEFVYKEPTLTKLPEIFSRLENFYAERFGNENIVIIKDSNPVDPSKLEPDKAYVQITYVEPYFEPHELRHRPTIFHRNFNIKRFVYATPFTPGGKAHGELREQCKRKTILTVATHFPYLKTRIRVVARKQIVLSPIEVAIEDIQKKTAEVAAATAQEPPDAKMLQMVLQGCIGTTVNQGPAEVAVVFLSGLREQNAQPTRLQHKLRLCFKDFSKKCLDALRRNKNLIGPDQRDYQRELERNYQRLTERLSPLIAWSGPSLTNQQNMPSTSPRW, translated from the exons ATGTCATCTGTACAACGGGCTTTTACTCAAAAATTGAGTAAACAGCATGCAGCTGACGTTAGACGTCAGATTGCTACCTCTACCTCATATTCTCGTGATCTGTCAAAAAGTGGCAGTTCATTTTCAGGTTTTTCTTCTAcg atGTCACTTTGCGAGGTATTAGAACCATTGGATTATGAAGAATTCTTAGCTCAACATCAATCAGTTCTTGATCGTGATCCTCTCAAATCAATATTAGATTTTCCACCTGGAGATGTCGAATTAAAAGTTGTAACAAGAAAAATCAGAACAGAAGAGCCAATAGTGCCTCATGAGTCttt aaatacggTATCACCATATGTCAGAAGATGTATTGAAAGTTTTACCTCAGACTGGATAGTTGtacatagaaaatataaacgtaGAGTTTCTCCTATAGCAAGAGATAGATTACTTCAGGATACTCCAAGACAAGATTTTGAG GTGGATCAAGAGGATACAAATGGTTCAGGATCACCAAATGAAGAGGAAGATTTATCTAATTGTGGAGATACACCAAGAGGATCTTGGGCAAGTTTGGATTTAAGGCATTCACAACATGATCCTCTTCTTCCAAGTTTATTGGACAGAGTCTGTCCAGAAACTATTGATCAAATGAATGAACAAAAACGATCAGAAGATCGTCAA gaaGCATTATTTCCACTTTATACACCTCCAACTTCTCCTGACGATGAATGGCAAGAGATCGGTATAGCGCCCGAACCTACGGAACCTTTTTCCCATAAAATTCTTGTCAAATGTCTCCaattgaaattggaattgGAAGTTGAACCTATTTTTGCAAGTTTAGCTTTATATGatgctaaagaaaaaaagaag gtaTCTGAAAACTTTTATGTAGACATGAATTCTGAAGGTTTAAAAAGGATGCTTGGTAGTCATATTGCATACAGTGATGCTAGTACTTTGGCCAGAAGCTGTGTTATGAGTATCAGTAAACCTAGTccagatttatttttagttgtTAGACTTGAGAAAGTATTGCAAGGTGATATCTCAGAATGTGCTGAACCATATTTAcgcgaagataaaaataaagaaaaa GTAAGAGCAGCTGCTGCAGCTGCATGTGAGCGTTTAGGTCGATATAGAATGCCACTTGCATGGACTGCTATTCATCTTTCTGGTGTAATAGGAGGTGGTGGAGATACAGATAGCACAGGAAGTGCTGGATCTTTAGACAGAAAATCAGGTGGATTGGAACAATGGCGTAAAAAGGTAGAACCTCCAGCAAGAAGAGGATCTTTAGAAAGAAGAAGTTCGGATAAAAGACGTAGTTGGTCACCGGACGATTTTGCTAATTGTCTTGATACATTtag gCCTATCACATTGACTGTTTCAAGTTTCTTTAAACAAGAGAGTGAACGTCTGAGAGACGAAGATTTATACAAACTTTTAGTCGAATTACGAAGACCTGGTTCTAATTTAAAGCGATTGAAATGTCTACcaggaatattgaaattagatCTTAGTCCAAGACCTGAAGAATTGCCTAGATGCTTGGATCCTGACCTCAGAAGATTAGTTCCATATCCAGATGAGAAAAGTCGACCAGTTAAAGAGATACTCGAATTTCCAAGTGAAGTTATTTCACCCGATTTAACATATCGAAATCTTCTATACATTTATCCAAag GAAGCAAATTTTAGCTCTAGAACTGGTTCAGCGCGAAACATTGCTGTAAGAATTCAATTGATGGGAGGTGAACAAGAGGCTGATGCACTTACAGCCATTTTCGGAAGATCATCGTGTCCAGAAATGACTCACGAATGCTTTACTTCTGTATCTTATCACAATAAGAATCCAAATTTTTACGATGAAGTGAAAATTCGACTTCCTGCTGATTTGAGTGCAAAACATCATTTGCTATTTACGTTTTATCACATTAGTTGTCAAAAGAAAGCGGAACAACCAAATGTCGAAACTGCTGTGGCGTATACG TGGTTACCACTTTTGAGAGATGGACACTTACAATCAGGCGAATTTAGTTTGCCTGCTATGCTAGATCCACCACCAGCAAATTATTCATACATTGCACCTGATGTTCTTCTACCAGGTACAAGATGGGTGGATGCTCATAGAGGTGTTTTTACTGTAATTTTAGAACCTGTTTCTAGTGTTCATCCTCAAGACAAATACATTGATAG attcttATCACTCTGCGGTTTCCTGGAAACCGGCCAAGTGCCTCCGCGTATTGGTGAAGCGGGAATGGAATCTGAATTAAAATCAGCCCTATTGGAATTGGCAAGAGCATCTCATTCTGCCCTCGTACGATCACTACCTCAATTGCTGGatcaattaatatctttattagtACGACCTCCGACATTACCGTCTCAACCACTGAATGTGGCAGCTACAGTATTCGAAGCAATAGGTTTGTTGGTCCGAAATATTACCAACCTACCCGATGGTCAATTAGATGCTCATGGAAGACATGCACTTCTGGCTACCTACGTTGCTTATCAATGCTCTTTACCAAGAATGACTCATACACCTGGCATTATTCGAGCTCAAAGCAATCCTGATCTACCTTTAGAAGATCTAGAAATGGAAGTACATTCACGAGGATTGGATCGAACAGCATCTATGCGTCAAGAATCACCTTCCATAAATAGCCAGCCTACCAGAAGACTTTTACATGAAGAACTAGCGTTACACTGGGTCGTATCCACAGGACAAGCACGAGAATTAGCTGTTACTTACTCGTGGTTTTTCTTGGAATTAATTGTTCGTTCTATGGTTGTAACTCTATCGGAAATGGGTATGTTGGATGCTCCAAGAAAATCTAGATTTTCTCCCCAATTCTGTGATGATGTGGCTACACTTACCGCAGCACTGACCTCAGAAGTAATTTCACGTTGCGGAAAAGAAACTAGAGTACCCAACAATCTAATATCGAGTTTAGGCAACTTTCTTTCTGATCTATTATCGATAATGGATAGAGGATTCGTTTTATCCCTGATTCGTGCTGCCTGTTGCTCTCTTTCGGATGCTTCTATGCATATTCCTGATTCTGCTGCACTTTACGCGTTGAAATTAGATCTAGTACGAACTACATGCTCTCACGAACACTATGTTGCACTAAATTTACCATTTGGGACTGGATACACGTCAGGATCAGCGCCAGCTTCGCCTAGTCCATCGACCGGAAGCTCTGGTAGTTTAATATCTACTCTAGTGCCTGGAGATCGAGCTAGATTTTCTGAACTTAGTCAAGAATTTCGACAGCAACACTTCTTGGTGGGAATCGTTCTATCAGATTTATCTAACACTTTAGAGATACCGAATCCTATGCTCCAAAATAAGGCTATTGGAACTATACGACATCTCATGGCATGCCATGATGTAGATTCGCGATATTCTGATCCTGCTGCGAAAGCTAGAGTCGCTGCATTATATCTACCACTTCTGAACATTATAATGGATGCTCTACCTCAACTCTATCATTGGGATTCAAAAGATAAGAGCGTCTATCCTGACGAATCTGGATCTATTACACAATCTGTGGCATTAGCTATAGCTGGAGGAGTTTCTGCAGACACTGCAGGAACTCAATGCAGAGTTTCTTTAAGTTCAGAAGCTACAAGACATCTTTTGATGTGTGTTTTGTGGGTACTTAAAGGATTGGAACAATCAGCATTAGCACAATGGTGCTCAGAATTAAGTTCCAGAAGAATATTATGCCTTCTTCAAGTTTTGAATATTGCTACTGCAGCTTTTGAatataaagggaaaaaagcCTTGAAGAGATTGCCACCACAAGCTGCAGCTACGAGTGATATTCGATCTAGATTGGAGGACGTGATTCTTGGTCAAGGAAGCGCTAGAAGCGAGATGATgttgagaagaaaagagagaatgagTGGGGACAAGCTTAGATGGCGTAAAGATCAGATGCCTTATAG ATCCTGTGAACAATCTGAAGGGAGAGCTGTGGAACAAGATGCTCATATAGAAGGTGCCTTAGCAGCAGAAGCCTCTTTGGTAGTTTTGGATACTTTAGAAACAGTTGTTCAAGCtgatggaggaggag gtgCAGTTGTAGGAGCAGTGTTAAAAGTGCTCCTGAGAGCATTAGCAAGAAATCAGAGTACATCTGTATTGCAACATATGTTTAATACTCAACGAGCTTTGGTGTTTAAATACCATAGTGCTCTATTTGATGAGGAAAGCGAAAGATGTGGTGATTTGTGTTTAACATTACTCACTAGATGCAGTTCACCCTTAAGTGCTGTTCGCAGTCATGCTGCTGCAAGtctttatttattgatgagacaaaatttcgaaattggaaat aattttgcTAGAGTAAAAATGCAAGTTACAACATCTTTGTCAGCTCTTGTTGGAAGAGGAAGAGCTCCAAGTGAAGGAGCACTTAGAAGAGCATTGAAAACAGTATTGGTTTATGCTGAGAGGGATACAGAACTTGCAGATACAAGTTTTCCAGAACAAGTGAAAGATCTTTTATTCAATCTGCACATGATATTATCTGATACtgttaaaatgaaagaatttcaaGAAGATCCAGAAATGCTTTTAGATCTCATGTACAg aattGCAAAGGGTTATCAAGGTTCACCAGATCTTAGACTCACTTGGCTGGCAAATATGGCTCAACAACatatggaaagaaagaatcatACAGAAGCAGCTATGTGTTTGGTACATAGTGCTGCTTTGGTAGCAGAATATTTACATCTTTTGGAACCAGGAGGTGGAGGGCGACCAGTAGGAGCTGTCGCTTTAGCACCTGTTACTCCAAATGCTTTAGAAGAAAGTGCAGTGGGTGATGATGTGTTAGCAAGAAGAGAGGAAGGTTTATGTTTAGGACCAGATTTTTCAGAAAGTGGTCTAGCTGGTTTATTAGAACATGCTGCTAATTCTTTTCATGCAGCTGGAATGTATGAAGCAATTCCTGATGTATATAGAGTATTGCTTCCAATAGCAGAAGCTGCACatgattataagaaattagcTAATATTCATGG GAAACTTCATGAAGCATATACACGAGTAGAACAATTAGCAGGAAAGCGAGTATTTGGAACATATTTCAGAGTAGGATTTTATGGTGGACGTTTTGGTGATCTTGCTGGTGAAGAGTTTGTTTATAAAGAACCTACTCTAACGAAATTACCAGAGATATTTTCGAggcttgaaaatttttatgctgAACGATTTGGTAATGAGaacattgtaataataaaagattcgaaTCCTGTGGATCCTAGCAAGTTAGAACCAGATAAAGCTTATGTTCAAATTACATATGTGGAACCATATTTTGAACCACATGAATTAAGACATAGGCCTActatttttcatagaaattttaatatca AACGATTTGTATATGCAACACCATTTACACCTGGAGGTAAAGCTCATGGAGAATTAAGAGAACAATGCAAACgtaaaactattttaacaGTTGCTACACATTTtccttatttaaaaacaagaaTTCGCGTAGTTGCTAGAAAACAAATAGTTTTAAGTCCAATTGAAGTTGCAATTGAAgatatacaaaagaaaactGCAGag GTTGCTGCAGCAACAGCTCAAGAACCACCAGATGCAAAAATGTTGCAAATGGTTCTTCAAGGTTGCATTGGAACAACAGTTAATCAAGGACCTGCAGAGGTTGCAGTTGTATTTCTTTCTGGATTAAGAGAACAGAATGCACAGCCTACTAGATTGCAACATAAATTACGACTatgtttcaaagatttttcaaagaaatgcTTGGATGCTTtgagaaggaataaaaatttgattggaCCAGATCAAAGGGATTATCAACgagaattagaaagaaattaccAAAGATTAACAGAAAGACTTTCTCCTCTTATTGCATGGAG tggACCTTCATTAACAAATCAACAAAATATGCCATCAACATCTCCACGTTGGTAA